From a single Planctellipticum variicoloris genomic region:
- a CDS encoding glycosyltransferase codes for MPTRIAFCITELDPGGAEWALVRLIEHLDRAEWEPRVDCLGPRAPLVAEFERLGVPVTCHNGTGLGSSFRVYRQLARTWREWRPQIVQTSLFHANLLGRLAARRAGVPVVCSGLRVAERRNRWHGRLDRLTNFLVDRNVCVSRGVADWAEHEVGLLPAKTVVIPNGVDVERFAGAAPADLTGLGIPPGSRVILGIGRLDPQKSFDDLLTAFAGLAPRHNTAHLLIVGEGRLRGALEATRDTLALSDRIHLPGRQDDIPGLLAASEIFVLASRWEGMPNVVLEAMAAGKSIVSTTVEGIRELLLEGESGLLVPPESPVQLQRAIERFLSDSQLAHTCSHNAQTTAVSRFTKFTPAAATAALYRQVLADKLSAGAKPAS; via the coding sequence ATGCCCACACGCATCGCCTTCTGCATCACCGAGCTCGACCCGGGGGGAGCGGAATGGGCGCTCGTCCGGCTCATCGAGCACCTGGACCGGGCCGAGTGGGAGCCGCGCGTCGACTGCCTCGGCCCCCGGGCGCCGCTCGTTGCAGAGTTCGAGCGCCTCGGCGTACCCGTCACCTGCCACAACGGAACGGGCCTCGGAAGCAGTTTTCGCGTCTACCGCCAGCTCGCCCGAACCTGGCGGGAATGGCGGCCGCAGATCGTCCAGACATCGCTGTTCCACGCCAATCTTCTCGGCCGACTGGCCGCCCGCCGGGCCGGGGTCCCCGTCGTCTGCTCGGGACTCCGGGTCGCCGAACGCCGGAATCGCTGGCATGGCCGCCTGGACCGCCTGACGAATTTTCTCGTGGATCGCAACGTCTGCGTCAGCCGGGGCGTCGCCGACTGGGCCGAGCACGAGGTCGGCCTGCTTCCCGCAAAGACAGTCGTAATCCCCAACGGCGTCGACGTCGAGCGCTTCGCCGGTGCCGCCCCGGCGGACTTAACCGGTCTGGGTATCCCCCCCGGCAGCCGGGTCATACTGGGAATCGGCCGGCTCGACCCCCAGAAAAGCTTCGACGATCTGCTGACTGCGTTTGCCGGACTGGCGCCGCGGCACAACACTGCCCATCTGCTCATCGTCGGCGAAGGCCGGTTGCGTGGGGCTCTGGAGGCCACCCGCGACACTCTCGCTCTGTCGGACAGAATCCACCTGCCGGGCCGTCAGGACGACATCCCAGGCCTCCTGGCAGCCTCGGAGATCTTCGTGCTCGCCTCCCGCTGGGAAGGGATGCCAAACGTCGTCCTGGAGGCGATGGCGGCCGGCAAGTCCATCGTCTCGACAACCGTTGAAGGAATCAGAGAGTTGCTGCTGGAAGGTGAATCAGGGCTTCTGGTTCCGCCCGAAAGCCCCGTGCAGTTGCAGAGGGCAATTGAGCGGTTTCTCAGTGACTCCCAACTCGCCCACACCTGCAGCCACAACGCACAAACTACTGCTGTATCACGCTTTACGAAATTCACCCCTGCAGCAGCCACCGCAGCCTTGTATCGACAGGTCCTGGCTGACAAGCTGTCTGCGGGGGCAAAACCGGCCTCCTGA
- a CDS encoding division/cell wall cluster transcriptional repressor MraZ: MALTGTYLRALDEKRRVAVPKRLRDDFGEANLEHLFIAPGTEKSLVIYAPKAFEQLAGRLADKASHQNFLRLFYSSSERVDLDGQGRIRIPDRLAEYAGLSREAYLLGIQDHAELWDKAAWDQFVSRTTPEFDHLALEALS, translated from the coding sequence ATGGCTCTCACCGGGACCTATCTGCGGGCGCTCGATGAGAAACGGCGTGTCGCAGTCCCGAAACGCCTCCGCGACGATTTTGGCGAAGCCAACCTGGAACATTTATTCATCGCTCCCGGGACGGAAAAGTCCCTTGTGATTTACGCCCCCAAAGCCTTCGAACAACTGGCTGGCCGGCTGGCCGATAAAGCCAGCCACCAGAATTTCCTGAGACTGTTCTACTCCTCGTCTGAAAGAGTCGATCTGGATGGTCAGGGACGCATTCGCATCCCCGACCGACTGGCCGAATACGCCGGACTCAGCCGCGAAGCCTACCTGCTTGGCATCCAGGATCACGCCGAGCTGTGGGACAAAGCCGCCTGGGACCAGTTTGTCTCGCGGACAACGCCGGAATTCGATCATCTCGCATTAGAAGCTCTGAGCTGA
- the rsmH gene encoding 16S rRNA (cytosine(1402)-N(4))-methyltransferase RsmH, with amino-acid sequence MNTGPSRSPRSVHVPVMLREVLQQLDLHPGLVVADGTVGAGGHSKKIWERIQPGGRLIGTDRDAMMLRWAREALPDPAVILQQGSYVELPTVLAGLELDGVDRFLLDLGLSSDQLEDRERGFSFRAEGPLDLRFDTRQGFSAADYLATATAEQLADDFHNFGEEHHSRQIASYLVEHRSQSPVRTAKELADAVTACLGNKASNSERHPATRVFQALRIAVNAELQHVQQGVEEIGPQIVRPGGLMAVITFHSLEDRLVKQAFRDKRIWEDLTPKPLVASPAEVRINPRSRSAKLRVARRRPTSNAT; translated from the coding sequence ATGAACACCGGCCCCAGCCGATCGCCGCGATCGGTGCACGTCCCGGTGATGCTGCGCGAAGTGCTCCAGCAGCTCGATCTCCACCCCGGTCTCGTCGTCGCCGACGGCACTGTCGGTGCAGGGGGGCACAGCAAGAAAATCTGGGAACGCATCCAACCGGGCGGCCGCCTGATCGGCACCGACCGCGACGCCATGATGCTCCGCTGGGCTCGCGAAGCCCTCCCCGATCCCGCAGTCATTCTGCAGCAGGGAAGCTACGTCGAGCTGCCGACCGTGCTGGCCGGCCTCGAACTCGACGGCGTCGACCGCTTCCTGCTCGACCTGGGGCTGTCGTCCGATCAACTTGAAGACCGCGAACGGGGCTTCAGCTTTCGGGCCGAAGGCCCCCTCGATCTCCGATTCGATACCCGTCAGGGATTCTCTGCCGCCGACTATCTGGCCACCGCCACCGCCGAACAACTGGCCGACGATTTTCACAATTTCGGCGAAGAGCATCACAGCCGGCAGATCGCCAGCTATCTCGTGGAGCACCGCAGCCAGTCGCCGGTCCGCACGGCGAAAGAACTGGCCGACGCCGTGACAGCCTGCCTCGGAAACAAAGCCTCCAACAGCGAACGACACCCCGCCACGCGCGTCTTCCAGGCGCTGCGGATCGCAGTCAACGCCGAACTGCAGCACGTTCAGCAGGGCGTGGAAGAAATCGGCCCGCAGATCGTCCGACCGGGCGGCCTGATGGCGGTGATCACGTTCCATTCCCTCGAAGACCGACTCGTCAAACAAGCCTTTCGGGACAAGCGGATCTGGGAAGACCTGACTCCCAAACCGCTCGTCGCCAGCCCCGCGGAAGTGCGGATCAACCCCCGCAGCCGCAGCGCCAAGCTCCGCGTCGCCCGCCGGCGACCGACCTCGAACGCAACCTGA
- a CDS encoding LysM peptidoglycan-binding domain-containing protein produces MTRETQIGLTLVLILSGVFGFFVYKKINNPTAAVAAANPDDQDDSAKPPAPETPPATEPASPATGSQQPLIAASNDRINVKPATASRVLPDSPVAAAPRTPVEPKAQPTPDDDVFGAPAATTVTTPAARPKLPTSIPDDESDPFGAPVQPAKPISIASRSPSVMEVTSATVPDESEDPFGAPPEREEPAGSEQDPFGGAAVASTDSPSESDDPFGAPSPAARPKLPTVTDDAFSDPPQQPAESEADPFGAPANPVAMESPVSDDPPASRTADDELGFGAAPAATSQPEPANPVRLSLPVAEETESDPFGAAEPKTASAPPATLGEPEFDSAPVARPAPMLNPSATFAAEDQDAFEPPVKLQQPEPVELTRNSAEEENPFGAAAAESTTDVRRSEPATSTISQETDEPEFAPPRRTLEPQPSSIGGPLPRPAPTLPLEETPELPAARPAPAPRPVAIDLPKPGPITAEQHSVEPNQNFWTLSQRRYGTGRYSEALAAHNKEKVPDPTAIRLGTVVSLPAAQVLEQQYPDLISKLAEPQVDPRSVVAGPEQYVIQDGDSFWKISKKVYGDPRYWDALQKHNSETAKLPTLKPGTIISTPPVGVLDQKFASLITPPAAKPTTPAGVPLPETADDAAPGLFAAADGQPLYRVGNGDNLSGIARATLGRSSRWVQILHLNRETLKDGNDLTPGTVLRMPADATQVQMSSLERDRR; encoded by the coding sequence ATGACCCGTGAAACCCAGATCGGTCTGACGCTCGTCCTCATCCTCTCCGGAGTGTTCGGCTTCTTCGTCTACAAGAAGATCAACAACCCGACCGCAGCCGTCGCCGCGGCGAATCCGGACGACCAGGACGATTCGGCAAAGCCCCCCGCGCCCGAAACGCCGCCGGCAACGGAACCGGCGAGCCCCGCAACGGGCAGCCAGCAACCGCTCATCGCCGCCAGTAACGACCGGATCAACGTGAAGCCCGCAACGGCCAGCCGCGTGCTGCCCGACTCCCCCGTGGCGGCAGCCCCGCGAACCCCTGTCGAACCCAAAGCACAGCCCACCCCGGATGACGACGTTTTTGGCGCACCGGCCGCGACGACAGTCACCACTCCGGCCGCGCGCCCCAAATTGCCAACCTCCATTCCCGATGATGAGAGCGACCCGTTTGGCGCTCCGGTCCAACCGGCGAAACCGATCTCCATCGCTTCCCGATCACCTAGTGTCATGGAAGTCACCAGCGCCACTGTCCCGGACGAATCCGAAGACCCCTTCGGGGCTCCCCCCGAGCGCGAAGAGCCAGCCGGTTCCGAACAGGATCCGTTCGGCGGCGCCGCAGTAGCCAGCACAGACTCTCCGTCCGAGTCCGACGATCCGTTCGGCGCCCCGTCCCCCGCCGCTCGACCGAAGCTGCCGACGGTCACTGATGACGCTTTTTCCGATCCGCCGCAGCAACCCGCTGAGAGCGAAGCCGACCCGTTCGGAGCCCCGGCCAACCCCGTGGCGATGGAATCCCCGGTATCCGACGATCCACCCGCGTCTCGCACAGCCGACGACGAGCTGGGCTTCGGCGCCGCTCCGGCGGCGACCAGCCAGCCCGAACCCGCCAATCCCGTCCGGCTGAGTCTCCCCGTCGCCGAAGAAACCGAGTCCGATCCCTTCGGCGCCGCGGAGCCGAAAACCGCATCCGCCCCCCCGGCAACGCTCGGCGAACCCGAGTTCGACTCCGCCCCGGTGGCACGACCGGCCCCGATGTTGAACCCGTCGGCGACCTTTGCGGCCGAAGATCAGGACGCCTTCGAGCCCCCCGTAAAACTCCAGCAGCCCGAGCCGGTCGAACTGACGCGGAACTCCGCCGAAGAAGAAAACCCCTTCGGCGCGGCGGCGGCCGAAAGCACCACCGACGTCCGCCGGAGCGAACCGGCGACCAGCACGATTTCTCAGGAAACCGACGAGCCCGAGTTCGCTCCGCCCCGCCGCACTCTGGAGCCTCAGCCCAGTTCGATCGGCGGCCCGCTCCCCCGTCCCGCCCCGACTCTGCCGCTCGAAGAGACTCCAGAACTTCCCGCGGCCCGTCCGGCGCCCGCCCCGCGCCCGGTGGCCATCGACCTTCCGAAACCCGGACCGATCACCGCCGAGCAGCACAGCGTCGAGCCGAACCAGAACTTCTGGACTCTCTCCCAGCGTCGCTACGGCACCGGACGATATTCCGAAGCCCTCGCCGCCCATAACAAGGAAAAGGTTCCCGATCCGACCGCCATCCGCCTGGGAACTGTCGTTTCGCTCCCCGCGGCCCAGGTCCTCGAACAACAGTATCCGGATTTGATCTCCAAACTCGCCGAGCCCCAGGTCGATCCCCGCTCGGTCGTCGCCGGCCCCGAGCAGTATGTCATTCAGGATGGCGACAGCTTTTGGAAGATCTCCAAGAAGGTCTACGGCGATCCCCGCTACTGGGACGCCCTGCAGAAACACAACAGCGAAACCGCAAAACTGCCGACCCTGAAACCCGGCACGATCATCTCCACGCCGCCGGTCGGCGTGCTGGACCAGAAGTTCGCCAGCCTGATCACTCCCCCGGCCGCGAAGCCGACGACCCCCGCCGGCGTCCCTCTACCGGAAACTGCCGACGACGCCGCCCCGGGTCTGTTCGCCGCGGCGGATGGGCAGCCCCTCTACCGCGTCGGCAATGGGGACAACCTGTCGGGAATCGCCCGCGCCACGCTCGGCCGCTCGTCGCGCTGGGTCCAGATTCTCCACCTGAACCGCGAGACCCTCAAAGACGGCAACGACCTTACACCCGGCACGGTCCTGCGGATGCCCGCCGACGCCACCCAGGTTCAGATGTCGAGCCTGGAACGCGATCGCCGATAA
- a CDS encoding peptidoglycan D,D-transpeptidase FtsI family protein codes for MSADSESSPTTDHGPRTTDHSWRLHAIVTLIGLAWLVLAGRLVQLQWLQRDDLASRAERQRVWVEEISARPGDLFDREGRLLATTVRKRSLFVVPSRIRDPQPLAKAIAGALGLDETWVRKQAEPDPERHFAWIKRRLTTAEVEQIRALDLPPRTWGFRDEYQREYPQGPLATQVLGLRDIDGVGRGGVEQGLDDLLRGQNGSRQLLRDARGRVMDREDDEFFPPRHGQDVTLALDSVIQLFTERELDQIMTTWQPESCCALVMDPTSGDILAMASRPTFDPNHPEQATDDAWTNRTIADIYEPGSTFKPFVVAYGLEHGLIRRDDQFDCEWGEYRMGRRVLHDHHRYGTLNLTDVLVKSSNIGMAKVGEKLGNDNLYAAAVQFGFGRRTGIELPGEQPGVLRPLAKWTSYSTGSIPMGHELATTPLQLLTAHCALANGGTLLQPRLVLNETASRVTDPAASVPPNPLSGRLVQQTVSTETAHWLIEVPMQEVVTRGTGKRARIPGYHVFGKTGTAQSLSPQGGYQSGKYISSFVCGGPVEHPRLLVLVVVNQASVGSESFGGKVAAPAAAEILKQSLVYLRISPDQKLIQEARAWRDEVLE; via the coding sequence GTGTCCGCCGACTCCGAATCCTCTCCGACCACTGACCACGGACCACGGACGACTGACCACTCCTGGCGCCTCCACGCCATCGTTACGCTCATCGGCCTGGCCTGGCTGGTTCTGGCCGGTCGCCTCGTCCAGCTTCAGTGGCTGCAGCGCGACGACCTCGCGTCGCGGGCCGAGCGCCAGCGGGTCTGGGTCGAAGAGATCAGCGCCCGCCCGGGTGATCTCTTCGACCGCGAAGGCCGGCTGCTCGCAACCACCGTCCGCAAGCGGAGCCTGTTCGTCGTCCCCAGCCGCATCCGCGATCCGCAACCGCTGGCGAAGGCCATCGCCGGTGCTCTGGGTCTCGATGAAACCTGGGTCCGCAAGCAGGCCGAGCCCGATCCCGAGCGGCACTTCGCCTGGATCAAACGCCGGCTCACCACCGCCGAAGTCGAGCAGATCCGAGCCCTCGATCTCCCGCCCCGCACCTGGGGCTTTCGCGACGAGTACCAGCGGGAATATCCCCAGGGACCGCTCGCCACGCAGGTCCTCGGTCTGCGCGACATCGACGGCGTCGGCCGGGGCGGCGTCGAACAGGGTCTCGACGACCTCCTCCGCGGCCAGAACGGCTCCCGCCAGCTCCTCCGCGACGCGCGCGGCCGGGTGATGGACCGCGAAGACGACGAATTCTTCCCGCCCCGACACGGGCAGGACGTGACGCTGGCCCTCGACAGCGTGATCCAACTCTTCACCGAGCGCGAGCTCGATCAGATCATGACCACCTGGCAGCCCGAAAGCTGCTGCGCCCTGGTAATGGATCCAACCTCCGGCGACATCCTCGCGATGGCCTCCCGCCCGACCTTCGACCCCAATCACCCGGAGCAGGCGACCGACGACGCCTGGACCAACCGGACCATCGCCGACATCTACGAGCCCGGCTCAACCTTCAAACCGTTCGTGGTCGCCTACGGCCTCGAACACGGCCTGATCCGCCGCGACGACCAGTTCGATTGCGAATGGGGCGAGTACCGCATGGGCCGGCGGGTCCTCCACGATCACCACCGCTACGGCACGCTGAACCTGACCGACGTCCTGGTGAAGTCGAGCAACATCGGCATGGCCAAAGTCGGCGAGAAACTGGGGAACGACAACCTCTACGCCGCTGCCGTCCAGTTCGGCTTCGGCCGCAGAACCGGCATCGAGCTCCCCGGCGAGCAACCCGGCGTCCTCCGACCGCTGGCGAAATGGACCTCCTACTCCACCGGCTCGATCCCGATGGGCCACGAGCTCGCCACCACGCCCCTGCAGCTCCTGACCGCTCACTGCGCCCTGGCCAACGGCGGCACACTCTTGCAGCCCCGTTTAGTCCTCAACGAAACCGCCTCGCGCGTCACAGACCCAGCGGCGTCTGTCCCACCCAACCCGCTCTCCGGCCGGCTGGTCCAGCAGACCGTCTCAACCGAGACCGCGCACTGGCTGATCGAAGTCCCCATGCAAGAAGTCGTCACCCGCGGCACCGGCAAGCGGGCCAGAATCCCCGGCTACCACGTCTTCGGCAAAACCGGCACCGCCCAGAGTCTCTCTCCGCAAGGGGGCTACCAGAGCGGCAAATACATCAGCTCCTTCGTCTGCGGCGGCCCGGTGGAACATCCCCGCCTGCTGGTGCTGGTGGTGGTCAACCAGGCCAGCGTCGGCAGCGAATCCTTCGGCGGCAAAGTCGCCGCCCCCGCCGCCGCCGAGATTCTCAAGCAAAGCCTGGTCTACCTCCGCATCTCGCCCGACCAGAAGCTGATCCAGGAGGCGCGGGCATGGCGGGACGAGGTGCTGGAGTAA
- a CDS encoding PVC-type heme-binding CxxCH protein produces the protein MLWTVRARYALLMLGSLWSGAASAADPAPLVKGPLSPADAQKIFRLDDGLTIELVAAEPEVIDPVAIAFGPAGELWVVEMRDYPHGPKPGEPPLSKIRKLTDADGDGRYETSTTFAENLLFPTGVLPWQDGLIVTLSGKVAFIADRDGDGQAEHQETWFTGFTEENSQLRANHPTLGPDGWIYIANGLRGGTVRSHLPQTKNKELAVPITGHDFRFHPITGEFEAVSGHGQFGLTFDDAGRRFVTTNRNPCIQVVLEERYLKRNPFLAVSSVVHDVAAAGEASRVYPICNAWTTSTLHAGQFTAACGVLIYRGDALPKEYYGNAFTCDPTGSLVHREVITEAGVALTGKSPYQDREFLASPDSWFRPVNLTYGPDGALYVVDMYRAVIEHPQFMPEELKTRRDLLEGTDRGRIWRIRPSAKKFAKLQLPGTATSDLIALLAHPNAWQRETAQRLLLQRAIAGDAEVIPQLLPTVKSGKTHESRLLSLGLLQVLQQLPVDVIKTALHDSSPIVAAAALRDYEPILISNPAALADLAPLKASRDPLVRFQLALSLGETPAAERISALSDLIIDDPSDPWIRLAVASSAGDQTGAILTAALKRWIAAGKFPEGGLELATQFGEVVGSQRDPNVIVPILQLAFDDLSENDLKRLRLAAACVRGIGGGLARRGQSWEAFCAQHLKPADAGLFLLPGALLKHAGNSLELRTEALRMFRWNPLPVNAVPLLLDLVSGSEPAEIKLAALETAAPFLTPEAAGKLVAIYGSQTPTVRRAVLDALLATETGAGAILTAVETKRIQVAEIEPTRAARLSNHRNAELKKRAAALFAAGNADRVAVLKQYEAALTRKGDELRGRAIFEKNCVTCHRIANIGVNVGPDIGDTRDKTPATLLTNILDPNKAVDNNYFGYTAVLEDGRVFTGIITAETSSSITLKQPEGKTETLLRTDLEELKASGQSLMPVGVEKNVTVEQMADLIAFLKNWRYLDGNVPLP, from the coding sequence ATGCTGTGGACCGTGCGCGCGCGATACGCACTGCTGATGCTCGGAAGTCTCTGGTCGGGTGCGGCCAGCGCCGCCGACCCGGCGCCCCTGGTCAAAGGACCGCTTTCCCCCGCGGACGCGCAGAAAATCTTCCGTCTCGACGACGGACTGACCATCGAACTGGTCGCCGCGGAACCCGAAGTCATTGACCCCGTCGCCATCGCCTTCGGTCCCGCCGGTGAACTCTGGGTCGTCGAAATGCGCGACTACCCGCACGGCCCCAAACCGGGCGAGCCCCCCCTCTCCAAAATCCGCAAACTGACAGACGCCGACGGCGACGGCCGCTACGAAACCAGCACCACCTTCGCCGAGAACCTGCTCTTTCCGACCGGCGTCCTCCCCTGGCAGGACGGCCTGATCGTCACCCTGTCCGGCAAGGTGGCTTTCATTGCTGATCGCGACGGCGACGGCCAAGCCGAACACCAGGAAACCTGGTTCACCGGCTTCACCGAAGAGAATTCCCAGCTCCGCGCCAATCACCCCACGCTCGGCCCCGACGGCTGGATCTACATCGCCAACGGCCTCCGCGGCGGTACCGTCCGCTCGCATCTGCCGCAGACGAAGAACAAGGAGCTCGCCGTCCCCATCACCGGCCACGATTTCCGCTTCCACCCCATCACGGGCGAGTTCGAAGCCGTCAGCGGCCACGGCCAGTTCGGCCTGACCTTCGACGACGCAGGCCGCCGATTCGTGACCACCAACCGCAATCCCTGCATCCAGGTGGTGCTGGAAGAACGCTATCTCAAACGCAATCCGTTCCTCGCCGTCAGCAGCGTCGTGCACGACGTCGCCGCGGCCGGCGAGGCCTCGCGTGTCTACCCGATCTGCAATGCCTGGACGACCTCGACGCTCCATGCCGGGCAGTTCACCGCCGCCTGTGGCGTGCTCATCTACCGCGGCGACGCGCTCCCGAAAGAGTATTACGGCAATGCCTTCACCTGCGACCCAACGGGCAGCCTCGTCCATCGCGAAGTCATCACCGAGGCAGGTGTCGCGCTGACTGGCAAGAGTCCCTATCAGGACCGCGAATTCCTCGCCAGCCCCGATTCCTGGTTCCGCCCGGTCAATCTCACGTACGGCCCCGATGGCGCCCTGTACGTGGTCGATATGTATCGCGCCGTGATCGAGCACCCTCAGTTCATGCCCGAGGAGTTGAAAACCCGCCGGGATCTGCTCGAAGGAACCGACCGCGGCCGCATCTGGCGCATCCGCCCCTCGGCGAAGAAATTCGCAAAGTTGCAACTCCCCGGCACAGCGACCTCCGACCTGATCGCACTCCTGGCCCACCCGAACGCCTGGCAGCGCGAGACCGCCCAGCGACTGCTTTTACAGCGGGCGATCGCCGGCGACGCCGAAGTCATCCCGCAGCTCCTGCCGACCGTCAAGTCAGGGAAAACTCACGAAAGCCGGCTGCTGTCGCTCGGACTGCTGCAGGTTCTGCAGCAGTTGCCCGTCGATGTTATCAAGACCGCTCTGCATGATTCCTCACCAATCGTTGCAGCGGCTGCACTGAGAGATTACGAGCCCATCCTGATATCCAACCCGGCCGCGCTGGCGGACCTGGCCCCGCTCAAAGCCAGTCGGGATCCGCTGGTCCGATTCCAGTTGGCGCTGTCACTCGGCGAAACCCCGGCGGCGGAACGGATTTCAGCCCTCAGCGACCTGATCATTGACGACCCTTCGGATCCCTGGATCCGACTCGCAGTCGCCAGCTCGGCCGGCGACCAGACCGGAGCAATCCTGACCGCCGCCCTGAAGCGCTGGATCGCTGCCGGCAAGTTCCCCGAGGGTGGGCTGGAGCTGGCCACGCAGTTCGGCGAAGTCGTCGGCAGCCAGCGCGATCCCAATGTCATCGTGCCGATCCTGCAGTTGGCATTCGACGACCTCTCGGAAAACGATCTGAAACGCCTGCGATTGGCGGCCGCGTGCGTGCGCGGCATTGGCGGCGGGCTGGCGCGACGCGGGCAGTCGTGGGAAGCGTTCTGCGCGCAGCATTTGAAGCCGGCCGATGCAGGCCTGTTCCTGCTCCCCGGTGCACTGCTGAAGCACGCCGGTAATTCGCTGGAATTGCGAACGGAAGCGCTGCGGATGTTTCGCTGGAACCCACTTCCCGTGAATGCGGTCCCGCTCCTGCTCGATCTCGTCTCCGGGAGCGAACCCGCGGAGATCAAACTCGCCGCACTGGAGACCGCCGCCCCCTTCCTCACTCCCGAGGCGGCCGGCAAACTGGTTGCCATTTACGGAAGCCAGACCCCCACGGTCCGCCGGGCCGTTCTGGACGCCCTGCTGGCGACGGAAACTGGAGCTGGAGCAATCCTCACCGCCGTCGAGACGAAGCGAATTCAAGTGGCAGAGATCGAGCCGACCCGCGCCGCCCGCCTGTCGAATCATCGCAATGCGGAACTGAAAAAACGGGCCGCCGCTCTGTTTGCCGCCGGCAATGCCGACCGTGTCGCTGTCCTCAAGCAGTACGAAGCCGCTCTCACACGGAAGGGAGACGAGCTCCGCGGCCGGGCGATCTTCGAAAAGAACTGCGTCACCTGCCACCGGATTGCCAACATCGGCGTCAATGTCGGGCCGGACATCGGCGACACGCGCGACAAAACCCCCGCCACGTTGCTGACGAACATCCTCGACCCGAACAAAGCGGTCGACAACAACTACTTCGGCTACACCGCCGTGCTCGAAGACGGCCGCGTCTTCACCGGGATCATCACCGCGGAAACGTCCTCGTCGATCACGCTGAAACAGCCCGAGGGAAAAACCGAAACCCTCCTCCGCACAGACCTCGAAGAGCTGAAAGCCTCGGGGCAGTCCCTGATGCCGGTCGGCGTCGAGAAAAACGTCACCGTCGAGCAGATGGCCGACCTGATCGCCTTTCTCAAGAACTGGCGCTATCTGGACGGCAATGTCCCTCTGCCATGA
- the queA gene encoding tRNA preQ1(34) S-adenosylmethionine ribosyltransferase-isomerase QueA has translation MPDFDRLETYDYTLPEELIAKEPLARRDASRLLVVRRAAGTIEHRQIAELPELLLAGDCLVVNDSRVLLARLQGVRTRTGGKWEGLYLSSDASGRWRLIGQTRGKLQPGEELAISATGFEPLRLTLIERIDEGGWLVEPLQPGSPVELLERYGQVPLPPYMDREQPTEADRERYQTTYARNPGSVAAPTAGLHFSPELLAACAARGIDRTHVTLHVGMGTFRPVSVEDVREHVMHSEWCELSTETAAKLQSVKAAGGRVVSVGTTSLRTLESAVAAAGWRAWSGETRLFIRPPYQFQAVDVLLTNFHLPKSTLLMLVSAFGGYELIREAYREAVSERYRFFSYGDAMLVL, from the coding sequence ATGCCCGATTTCGACCGACTTGAGACCTACGACTATACGCTGCCGGAGGAGCTGATTGCCAAGGAACCGCTTGCCCGGCGAGATGCCTCGCGGCTGCTGGTCGTCCGGCGGGCGGCGGGCACGATCGAGCATCGGCAGATCGCGGAGCTGCCGGAACTGCTGCTGGCGGGCGATTGTCTGGTTGTGAACGACAGCCGAGTGCTCCTGGCCCGGCTGCAGGGCGTGCGGACCAGGACCGGCGGGAAGTGGGAGGGACTGTATCTCAGTTCGGATGCTTCAGGTCGCTGGCGACTGATCGGACAGACGCGGGGAAAATTGCAACCCGGCGAGGAGCTGGCGATTTCGGCGACCGGGTTCGAGCCGCTCCGGCTGACGCTGATCGAGCGGATTGATGAAGGGGGCTGGCTCGTGGAGCCGCTGCAGCCCGGCAGCCCGGTGGAGCTGCTGGAGCGATATGGGCAGGTTCCGCTGCCGCCGTACATGGACCGTGAACAGCCGACCGAGGCGGATCGGGAGAGGTACCAGACGACTTACGCCCGGAATCCCGGGTCGGTGGCGGCTCCGACGGCGGGGCTGCACTTCTCGCCCGAACTGCTGGCGGCCTGTGCGGCGCGGGGGATCGACCGGACGCACGTGACGTTGCACGTGGGGATGGGGACGTTCCGCCCGGTGAGCGTCGAGGACGTCCGCGAGCATGTGATGCACTCGGAATGGTGCGAGCTTTCGACAGAGACTGCTGCGAAGCTCCAGTCCGTGAAGGCGGCCGGAGGTCGGGTGGTCTCGGTCGGCACCACAAGCTTGCGGACGCTGGAGTCCGCGGTCGCGGCGGCGGGCTGGCGGGCCTGGAGCGGCGAGACCCGGCTGTTTATTCGGCCGCCGTATCAGTTTCAGGCGGTCGACGTGCTGTTGACGAATTTTCACCTGCCGAAGTCGACGCTGCTGATGCTGGTGTCGGCGTTTGGCGGGTATGAGCTGATCCGTGAAGCGTACCGGGAGGCGGTGTCGGAGCGCTATCGGTTCTTCAGCTATGGCGACGCGATGCTGGTGCTGTGA